A segment of the Streptomyces pactum genome:
GCCGTGCGGAGCAGGCCGGACGTCGCACGCTGGGTGTGGCGGTCCACCGCCGAGATCGCGCCGCGCCTGCTCGCCGCGGGGGTGCGAGTAGAGCGGTGCTACGACGTGGAGGCCGCCGAAACCCTCCTGCTCGGCCATGAGGGGCGGTACGGGGAGCCGCACTCGGCCGCGGCGGCCCTTGCCCGGCTGCGCGGCGCCCCCGTACCACCCGACCCGCCGCAGCGCTCCGCCGAGCCCGGCGCACAGTCCCCGCTCTTCGAGCCCCAGGCCGCCCACCTGCCCCTGGACGACCTGCTCGCCGTCTACGCCGGGCAGCAGCGCCGCCACGACGGGTCCGCGCACCCCGACCGGCTGCGCCTGCTGACGGCGGCCGAGTCGGCGGGGACGCTGGTGGCCGCGGAGATGAACCGCGCCGGTCTGCCCTGGCGGGCCGACGTGCACCGCGAGGTACTGCACGACCTGCTCGGCGACCGGTACGCGGGCGGGGGCGAACCGCGCCGGCTGGCCGAGCTGGCCGAGGAGGTGTCCGCCGCCTTCGGGCGCCGGGTCCGGCCCGACCTGCCCGCGGACGTGGTCAAGGCGTTCGCGCAGGCCGGGGTCAAGGTCGGCTCCACCCGCCGGTGGGAGATCGAATCGGTCGATCACCCGGCCGTGAAGCCGCTGATCGAGTACAAGAAGCTGTACCGGATCTGGGTCGCCCACGGCTGGTCCTGGCTCCAGGACTGGGTGCGCGACGGCCGGTTCCGCCCCGAGTTCCTGGCCGGCGGCACCGTCACCGGACGCTGGGTGACCAACGGCGGGGGCGGACTGCAGATCCCCAAGGTGATCCGGCGCGCCGTCGTCGCCGACCCGGGCTGGCGGCTGGTCGTCGCCGACGCCGACCAGATGGAACCACGCGTGCTGGCGGCGATCTCCCGGGACCCCGGGCTGATGGAGGTGGCCGGCCGGGAGACCGACCTCTACCAGTCGGTGTCCGACCGGGCCTTCTCCGGCGACCGCGCCCAGGCCAAACTCGCCGTACTCGGCGCGGTCTACGGCCAGACGTCCGGTGACGGCCTGAAGAACCTCGCCGCGCTCAGACGCCGCTTCCCCCGGGCGGTGGCGTACGTCGACGACGCGGCCCGCGCGGGCGAGGAGGGACGGCTCGTGCGGACCTGGCTGGGGCGCACCTGTCCGCCGGCGGCCGGAGCGGCCGACGGTGCCGAGGAGGCGGGCCTGCCGCAGGACGAACCCTCCGGCCCGCCGGGTCAGGCGCAGGAGTGGGTGCCCGGCTACGCCTCCACCAACGCCCGCGCGCGGGGCCGCTTCGCCCGTAACTTCGTCGTCCAGGGCAGCGCCGCCGACTGGGCCCTGCTGCTGCTCGCCGCGCTGCGGCAGGCCTGTGCGGACAAGGCGGCGGAGCTGGTCTTCTTCCAGCACGACGAGGTGATCGTGCACTGTCCCGAGGAGGAGGCGGACGCCGTCGTCGCGGCGATCCGGGAGGCGGCGGAGCTGGCGGGACGGCTGACGTTCGGGCGGACGCCGGTGCGGTTCCCGTTCACGACGGCGGTGGTGGAGTGCTATGCGGACGCCAAGTGATCGGTGTGGAGCCGGACCGACGCCACGTGACCGGTGGAGCCAGGCGGGGACCTGGTGATCAGTCGGTGGGAGGAGCGTCGGCCAGCAGCTCCCGCAGCTCTTTCGCCACCGCCCTCGCGTCCGTCCCGTCCAGCGCGGCCAGCGCCGCCCGCCACCGCTCGTAGGCCTCCCGGTCGCGTCCCCGTTCCCGCAGCAGCAGCCCTTGCTGGTGCCGGGCGAGACCGCCCGTGTAGCGGTCGGCGCGGGCGTCGGCGCGGCGCAGCAGCTCCGCGCACTCGTCCGCGGCCCGTTCGGTACGCCCCAGCAGGCGCAGGGCGCGGACGAGGCCGAGCCGGGTCTGGGACTCGCCGTGCCAGTCACCGTGCCCGCCCAGGATGCGCATGCTCTCCTCGAAGTGCTCCACGGCGGCGGCCGGTTCGCCGAGCGTGAGGTGGGCGTAGCCGATGTTGCAGTGTGCCGAGTGCTGCACGATCACGTTGCCGATCTCGTCGCCGATGGCGAGCGAACGCCGGTGCTGCTCGATCGCCGCCCGGGGATCGGTGTGCTCGTAGAGGTTGCCGAGGTGGCTGTGGGTGATCGCCTCGCCCCACGGATCGTCGAGCTGCTGTGAGTAGGTGAGACTCCGCCGCAGCGCCTGGGCCGACTCGTCGTGCCGACCGAGGTTCTCGAGGAGCAGCCCACGGTTGGTGAGGCAGCGTCGGATCCGGGTGACCGTGCCGAGCCGACGCCAGATTGCCAGCGAGCGGTCGTTGAGCGCGAGCGCGTCGCTGAGCCGGCCGGTCAGGAAGTGCAGGCCCGCCAGGTCGCCCAGCGCGTGGGCCTCGGCGGCCTCGTCACCGTGGCGCCGAGCGAGATCGAGGGCGGCCCGGCCCAGTACCTCCATCTCGGCGACCCGGCCG
Coding sequences within it:
- a CDS encoding bifunctional 3'-5' exonuclease/DNA polymerase, encoding MADRWALSVAEDGGVEVAPLGPDGLPAGPVRREAGPAEAVRSRPDVARWVWRSTAEIAPRLLAAGVRVERCYDVEAAETLLLGHEGRYGEPHSAAAALARLRGAPVPPDPPQRSAEPGAQSPLFEPQAAHLPLDDLLAVYAGQQRRHDGSAHPDRLRLLTAAESAGTLVAAEMNRAGLPWRADVHREVLHDLLGDRYAGGGEPRRLAELAEEVSAAFGRRVRPDLPADVVKAFAQAGVKVGSTRRWEIESVDHPAVKPLIEYKKLYRIWVAHGWSWLQDWVRDGRFRPEFLAGGTVTGRWVTNGGGGLQIPKVIRRAVVADPGWRLVVADADQMEPRVLAAISRDPGLMEVAGRETDLYQSVSDRAFSGDRAQAKLAVLGAVYGQTSGDGLKNLAALRRRFPRAVAYVDDAARAGEEGRLVRTWLGRTCPPAAGAADGAEEAGLPQDEPSGPPGQAQEWVPGYASTNARARGRFARNFVVQGSAADWALLLLAALRQACADKAAELVFFQHDEVIVHCPEEEADAVVAAIREAAELAGRLTFGRTPVRFPFTTAVVECYADAK